Proteins encoded within one genomic window of Cucumis sativus cultivar 9930 chromosome 3, Cucumber_9930_V3, whole genome shotgun sequence:
- the LOC116402898 gene encoding S-protein homolog 1-like, with translation MVKRKMMIRNVVVLWLATAALVGAQVPSWSVSIINGLSHLDLNVHCQSKNDDLGNHHLVKHGDTYKWSFKENFWGTTLFWCTLEKSDAYVSFEVFWPESWSNTWLRDRCGPEATCIWVAKDGGIYLKNNPANRDEFIHKWWIGK, from the coding sequence AtggttaaaaggaaaatgatgaTAAGAAATGTGGTGGTTTTGTGGCTTGCCACAGCAGCTTTGGTCGGGGCTCAAGTCCCGAGTTGGTCAGTTTCGATCATAAACGGGCTTAGTCACCTCGATTTGAATGTGCATTGTCAATCAAAGAATGATGATTTGGGAAATCATCATTTGGTTAAACATGGAGATACTTATAAATGGAGCTTTAAGGAAAACTTTTGGGGAACAACTTTGTTTTGGTGTACATTGGAGAAGTCAGATGCATACGTCTCTTTTGAAGTCTTTTGGCCTGAGTCATGGAGTAACACTTGGCTTCGTGATAGGTGTGGGCCTGAAGCAACTTGTATTTGGGTTGCTAAAGATGGtggaatttatttgaaaaacaaccCCGCTAATCGTGATGAATTTATTCACAAATGGTGGATCGGTAAGTAA
- the LOC105434874 gene encoding uncharacterized protein LOC105434874, whose protein sequence is MGRKLDALLGRNRYLKASKFKTLANMAISRTSILKNHHRARCSLARADVLQLLNLSYQHRAQLRVEIVIKENNMLDALGMIEDYCCLLVEKVALLQMNKECPGEVKEAISSLIFAASRCGEFPELQEIRRIFELKFGAEFASSAIDLRNNCGVSTKMIQKFSTKQPSAETKLKVLKEIASENGIPLHLEQESPIIIKAKQNQKLEIKKEADLYNPEVTNTTDDLHEVITSEKMASELVKSKKFKDVASATEEPFQSAAYAALAAKAAINLSKSKSQDIDSDHEDGSHLQKNGKGSDLNSSYEPKLNTKEERISSCKIDYSDDRFSFEKICPVELESCSSQYEDADMEETNQEELPKEPAKESTSFALKDSDVNNMKEQSSKPNSIFYNESDGDKITNTDNEVASGKEISEEDIRVHESK, encoded by the exons ATGGGAAGGAAACTGGATGCTTTACTGGGAAGGAATAGATATTTGAAGGCTTCCAAGTTTAAGACCCTTGCTAATATGGCCATTTCTAGGACTTCCATCCTAAAAAACCACCACCGCGCCCGTTGCTCCCTAGCTCGTGCCGATGTTCTTCAACTGTTGAATCTTAGTTACCAACATCGTGCTCAGCTTAGA GTTGAGATTGTGATCAAGGAGAATAACATGTTGGATGCTCTTGGAATGATAGAGGATTACTGCTGCCTTCTCGTAGAAAAGGTGGCTCTTCTTCAGATGAACAA GGAATGCCCTGGCGAAGTTAAGGAGGCGATATCGAGTCTGATATTTGCAGCTTCAAGGTGCGGAGAGTTTCCAGAACTTCAAGAGATTCGTCGGATTTTCGAGTTGAAGTTTGGTGCGGAGTTTGCAAGCAGTGCCATTGATTTACGCAACAACTGTGGTGTTAGTACCAAG ATGATTCAAAAGTTTTCAACAAAACAGCCCAGTGCCGAAACTAAACTGAAAGTGCTAAAGGAAATTGCTTCAGAAAATGGCATTCCTCTCCATTTAGAGCAAGAATCACCAATAATCATCAAG GCAAAGCAAAACCAAAAGTTGGAAATCAAGAAAGAAGCAGATTTGTATAATCCTGAAGTCACAAACACCACAGATGATCTACATGAAGTTATTACAAGTGAAAAGATGGCATCGGAATTAGTGAAATCAAAGAAGTTTAAAGATGTAGCTAGTGCCACTGAAGAACCCTTCCAATCGGCAGCTTATGCAGCATTAGCAGCTAAAGCTGCAATCAACCTTTCAAAGTCCAAATCACAGGATATTGATTCAGATCATGAAGATGGCTCTCATCTacaaaagaatggaaaaggCTCAGATTTGAATAGTTCTTATGAACCTAAGCTtaatacaaaagaagaaagaatatcTTCCTGTAAGATTGACTATTCAGACGACagatttagttttgaaaagattTGTCCTGTTGAACTTGAAAGTTGCAGTTCTCAATATGAAGATGCTGACATGGAAGAAACCAATCAAGAAGAGTTACCAAAAGAACCTGCCAAAGAAAGCACATCCTTTGCTCTAAAAGATTCAGATGTTAACAATATGAAGGAGCAATCATCAAAACCAAATTCAATCTTCTACAACGAGTCAGACGGCGACAAGATAACCAATACAGATAATGAAGTTGCCAgtggaaaagaaatttcagAAGAAGATATAAGAGTTCACGaatcaaagtaa